The Gossypium hirsutum isolate 1008001.06 chromosome D03, Gossypium_hirsutum_v2.1, whole genome shotgun sequence genomic interval ACCCAAAAAGAGTTTCTGGATATTTTAGCccaatacatattttatttttctcaacagATATTAAACAAAATCTGTATTAAAAGGAAAAATGTctcgatttgattttattccaattagattgattttcaatttgatttgattttattcaaattgatttaaaGGCTCCTTTAATGGAAAGATTTGTAtctttatttatgaaaattttcaaaattcctccATATTGAATACCTATAAAAGCTGCAGAATTCTTCACACACACACAGAAATAATGATTTTTCACTCTAAaaaattcttttcatttcctccaaagctttcaaacattttggtgataGAAGAAGGTAAAGTTTGTTCGTTGATCACTACAAAGGTACTACTGCCGCGATCattttgttgttgtatcctgaGAGACAATCAACCAATGTTTTTCTAAGTATCATAGGAGCGGCCGAATTTATTTTAAGGAAACTATGGAAACAAACctcaacatctagtaaaactcgATTCTCTTTATTCGATTCTTGGTTTTCCAaaatcttgtttatttaattattttcagatatgatgttttaaataaatataaatattcatttaatttgttttatttaaatctagtgttttaatataaatataaatataaatataaatattaatattaatataaatataaatatttgtttatattatattatttatataattatttatatttatatttgttcgtATTGTCCAACACTTGATAGAGATTAAAGTCCTTTTATCACTTAACAATTGTTGATAGCACAAATCCAAATGATTTTATTAGATAAGAAAGGTTTTGCTTGAAACATCAAAGGCCTAATTTTGTGTATACTacaaagtctttttttttttaagatgtttTCAGTATATAATAGCGACATTAGAATCCAATTAAATTCAAGATTGTGCCGGATAAACTTCGGGGAGGGGTAAAGCTCTCCCGATACTATTTTCTGATCCTGAAAGCTTGTTTAAATGATATTAAGCTATTGACTTAACCGATGTTGATAATACaaatctaaataattttatagactttttttgataaattatatagATAATCACTCAAATTTTAACCCATTCCTATTTTGATCTtcgaattatttatttcattaatcaATCTCAAAATTTAGGTGAGTAGctggtttttttctttctttcacaaTAATGGGTATCCCTCTCAATCTTTAAAGATGGCATGTTAGGGAAGGAGGGTccacataaaaatatttactcaTCAAGGAAAAAAGGGACAAAGATTGGACCACGGTGGAGCTGTGCAAAAACAAAGGATACCGTGGGGTGCAACTAATTAAGGAAAATCTTATGAGATTTTGTGTCACCGATGTGAAAGGAACAAGGGAAAACACCCCACCAGGACAGGAGAGATTAGTTTGTCAATTATGCGGGTCGTGTTGGTTTCGAATGGACCCAAGTcggttcattttttaaaattttggacaattTAGGTTTAGGTcggtttcattttctttctttctttttgaaattcaaatcattttattttactgTAAATCCTTTTTAACTTAAGGCTTAGggtttttttaaatcatttcgagttatttacttaaattattttgagttcaattatttgaaatattgatatggattaaattaacttaaattgttagttttttatgactaaattgagttaaatttaagttGGTTgagcaaaatttttaaatttaaattattttttggttttattaaGAGAGACAAAATCCCAACACGAAAATAATACATACTATTATTAGTGTTTTGGCCAACTTTCTCAAGCAACACttcaaaaatttttttctaatgaGTCGTGAACTCATGTTTGATCGAAATTCTAGATTTGTTTATATGGATTGGAGTTGACAAAGATTACATGAACGGGGGCTCTATCTCTGGGCAGACAAGAGGGGTCTGTTTTGTTTTGATCATACCTCTCTGGGGTCAACAAAAAGAGTTCTTGTTGTTGGGATTTTTATCAACTCATAGAAGCTTtccctttcttcatttttcaacccTTTTATACACCACAAATCTTCAGGGCACGACAATAATCTCCAATGAGGGATGTGACGTCTCAATGTATCGCTACCTCCAACTTCCGTCACAACAGCCTTACAATCACTACACTTTGCAGCCATGTTATGCACCAGTCGGCACAGGGTCCGCACCAGCTTGCCCGACATTGGACCTTCACGATACACCCCGTATATGAAATAGAACCCAAATGGGTGCATAAAATCTGGTATGCCTCGCCATTTAAAGCATGGAACAAGGTTCCCCATCAACTGTGAGCTCTTGGTGTACATCAAACATGATGTTGGTGCATTGCCTAACCTCAACTTGAAAACCTCCCCACTCTTCCACACACTAACCATTGCCCAACTACTAGGTAAAATTTCCCCCCATGATTCACCTCTCGGATAAGCCACCCATGTCCCTAAGCTCAGCTTGTTTCTCAATATCTTGCCGATATCGCTTGGGAAGAATTCCATCGACGACATGAATTTACGGTATAAAGACTCGGCTTCTTCGACCTTCAGCTTCTCGAACTCGTACTTGGACGATATCCGATACATTGGACAGTTAACGGGGTTTACGAGAATAGCCGGGGTCCGAAACTTGACATAACCGAGCTTCTCCACGAAAAGCTTGAAGGACGCATCGTTGTCTTTCTCCGTGGCCATATAAGCATAATCGACGCCGCTTGCAATGAACCATTCTTCCAATCTGACCACCAGGCTAGAGCCGATCCCTCGTCGTCGAAAAAGCGGGGCAACCCTTAACCCCAAGATGTATCCCACCCTGGCAAGATTCTTGGGTGGTTTGTGAATCGTCACGAGCTTTATAGATCCCTGGATGACACCAACCAGCTGGTTATTCAGCTCGGCTACCTAACATAGAACGTAAATGAAGTCAGTGCAACAAATATAGATTCAGTCCGACcataaaaagagaagaaaaaagaatgaaaagagaaGTACGATCATGTTGTAAATCGGGCTGTTTCGGATTCGGCAAATGGGGTCACCCAACGTGTCGGTGAAGAGAAATCCTCTCTCAGCTGGACCTACCTCGCATCTTCTTTCGAGATCTTCAACTCGAGCTCTATCCTTTTGGGGGTTATAGCTTCGTATGTTTAGCTCCCCATATCCCATAATCTAATGATTTCGATAAACCACAGCAAACACCAAACAATAATgcttcatattttatatatacacacCCACaccaaaaagaagaaaatgaaaacacCTATGAAGAGAGTAATGAAAACTTGTAGACAAGAATTGTGTGATTGATGGAAGGGTTTGGATGGAGATTCACGGTGATTGATGATTTATAAGGGAAGGGGTGGGGAATTGTGGAATGTTTGTTCTCTATCATTAGATTCGGCAGATATGATCCAAAGGGCTTCGAAAACTATATATTATTGTAGCAGACAGAAGGTGCTTAATGATAATAGTGAGGGGATAGGTTGTGTTGTCGTTTTTCCTCTTTTCTGAAAATTTTCGATatccaattattttttttaattttcgattaaatttaaattttaattaaattaaactgtAAATACAAAACAAAATTCTATCAATATTATCCTTCTTCATTCGCAAAATTTCAACTTGAAATCTTGATGGAAGTACGGATGTTAGACTTAATTTAAAACCCGTCCACCCACGTTAGGATAAGCTCAGCGCCTCAGCCTCACGCCACTGTGTATATGTCCTTGGCCACCTAACAcacaacatcatcatcatcatcatcatcatcatcatcatcatcatcatccaacTTTAAATAGTAATTGTACGACACATCCTTATATTATAGTCAATTAatggaaattttttaatttagcttaAGCATTAAATACCAACATAAATTAAATTCGAAGCATATTTaaagtacattaattaaattttaaacaccgactattttttatgtattcaagttatgaaatattttttaaatgttatatcTAAGTTATCCTATGTGATGACACATATATTTACAATTAGATACacatttttttggtgaattacaataacaAGATAAAGTCCGAACAACAAATGCGATTAGCACGACTTAAACTCAGGTCACACTTGAGTCAATGAACATCCTGACTATCAAATCATTACATGGGGTTCTCAAtacacatattttaaatatgttctacATCAAATTTaaactgaaatttaatattttaattaatataataatactttaaaaacactattacatttttaaagtttataaactaatataaaatccatcaa includes:
- the LOC107927044 gene encoding probable N-acetyltransferase HLS1-like is translated as MGYGELNIRSYNPQKDRARVEDLERRCEVGPAERGFLFTDTLGDPICRIRNSPIYNMIVAELNNQLVGVIQGSIKLVTIHKPPKNLARVGYILGLRVAPLFRRRGIGSSLVVRLEEWFIASGVDYAYMATEKDNDASFKLFVEKLGYVKFRTPAILVNPVNCPMYRISSKYEFEKLKVEEAESLYRKFMSSMEFFPSDIGKILRNKLSLGTWVAYPRGESWGEILPSSWAMVSVWKSGEVFKLRLGNAPTSCLMYTKSSQLMGNLVPCFKWRGIPDFMHPFGFYFIYGVYREGPMSGKLVRTLCRLVHNMAAKCSDCKAVVTEVGGSDTLRRHIPHWRLLSCPEDLWCIKGLKNEERESFYELIKIPTTRTLFVDPREV